A section of the Lepus europaeus isolate LE1 chromosome 19, mLepTim1.pri, whole genome shotgun sequence genome encodes:
- the LOC133748660 gene encoding vomeronasal type-2 receptor 116-like, translated as MVPRESSVALGMVSLMLHFHWTWVGLVISEDTRGIQFLWDIRDKMNKNEVCVAFVEMLSVMGRTYASLDWHYHFRILESTANVVVIYGDTNSLMSLSFSRHGILVTWKVWITTSQWDFITSEDEIMMDTFHGTLSFSHSHDEIPGFKHFLKTVTPSKYPENFYLSKFWSIYFLCSISKSDSDMFKACPANASLEDLPVHVFDMSMSEGSYHIYNAVHAVAHTLHEMLLQRVEVQPVRNGDGLTVYPWQLNSFLKTIKFNNSVGDEVNLDQQRVSRKDYDILNYWNFPQGLQLQVKVGKFSPRAPHGHRLSISEEMIEWNVEFKEIPHSVCSESCGPGFRKTHKEGQAACCYDCTPCPENEISNETDVEQCVRCLDDQYPNPARDRCLPKVVVFLAYEDPLGAALAGVALCFSVLTALVLGLFVKHRNTPLVKANNRNLSYTLLASLCLCFLCSLLFLGRPNTATCILQQTTFAIVFTVAVSTILAKTITVVLAFKATAPGKRMRQWLVSGAPNSVIPICSLLQVMLCGIWLGTCPPFIDTDTHAEPQQLLVLCNKGSATLFYLVLGYLGSLALGSFSVAFLARSLPDTFNEAKHLTFSMLVFCSVWVTFIPVYNSTKGKVMVAVEVFSILASSVGLLGCIFAPKCYILLVQPKRNVFQGVKEKARNR; from the exons ATGGTTCCCAGGGAATCATCTGTGGCCCTGGGCATGGTGTCCTTGATGCTGCATTTCCACTGGACCTGGGTGGGGTTGGTCATCTCTGAGGACACCAGGGGCATTCAATTCCTGTGGGATATAAGAGACAAAATGAACAAGAACGAGGTCTGTGTGGCCTTTGTGGAAATGCTCTCTGTCATGGGCAGGACGTATGCATCACTTGATTGGCACTACCACTTCAGAATCCTAGAATCAACTGCAAACGTGGTGGTCATTTACGGTGACACGAACTCATTAATGAGCCTGAGTTTCTCGAGACACGGGATCCTGGTGACTTGGAAAGTGTGGATCACGACATCGCAATGGGATTTCATCACCAGTGAGGATGAGATCATGATGGACACATTCCATGGGACTTTGAGTTTTTCACACTCCCACGATGAAATCCCTGGTTTCAAGCATTTTCTCAAGACAGTGACTCCTTCTAAGTACCCAGAAAACTTTTATCTCAGTAAATTTTGGTCTATCTATTTCCTCTGCTCGATTTCAAAGTCCGACTCTGATATGTTCAAGGCCTGTCCAGCGAATGCCTCTCTGGAGGATCTGCCAGTGCACGTCTTTGACATGAGCATGTCTGAAGGGAGTTACCACATCTACAACGCCGTGCATGCTGTGGCCCACACCCTTCATGAAATGCTTCTTCAGCGGGTAGAGGTGCAGCCAGTGAGGAATGGAGATGGGTTGACGGTGTACCCCTGGCAG cttaactCCTTTCTGAAGACCATCAAATTTAACAACAGTGTTGGTGATGAAGTGAATCTGGATCAGCAACGAGTTTCTAGGAAAGACTATGACATTCTCAACTACTGGAATTTCCCTCAAGGCCTTCAACTCCAGGTGAAGGTTGGAAAGTTTTCACCACGGGCTCCACATGGTCACCGTCTTTCCATATCTGAGGAGATGATAGAGTGGAATGTGGAGTTTAAAGAG ATTCCCCATTCTGTGTGCAGTgagagctgtggcccaggattccGGAAAACCCACAAGGAGGGACAGGCTGCCTGTTGCTATGACTGTACCCCTTGTCCAGAGAATGAGATTTCTAATGAGACAG ATGTGGAGCAGTGTGTGCGCTGTCTAGACGACCAGTACCCAAATCCTGCACGAGATCGGTGCCTGCCCAAGGTCGTGGTGTTCCTGGCCTATGAAGACCCGTTAGGAGCAGCACTGGCCGGGGTGgctctttgcttctctgtgctCACTGCTCTGGTACTCGGGCTGTTTGTGAAGCACAGAAACACTCCCCTAGTCAAGGCCAATAACCGCAACCTCAGCTACACCCTGCtcgcctccctctgtctgtgcttcctctgctccctgctTTTCCTTGGCCGTCCCAACACAGCCACCTGCATCCTCCAGCAGACCACGTTTGCCATCGTGTTCACAGTGGCTGTGTCCACCATCTTGGCTAAAACCATCACCGTGGTCCTGGCGTTCAAGGCCACGGCACCGGGGAAGAGGATGAGGCAGTGGTTGGTGTCCGGGGCACCTAACTCCGTCATTCCCATCTGCTCCCTCCTCCAAGTGATGCTCTGTGGAATCTGGCTGGGAACGTGTCCTCCCTTCattgacacagacacacatgctgagcctcagcagctccTGGTCCTGTGCAACAAGGGCTCTGCCACTCTCTTCTACCTCGTGCTGGGATACCTGGGGTCCCTGGCTCTGGGCAGCTTCTCAGTGGCTTTCTTGGCCAGGAGTCTGCCTGATACGTTCAATGAAGCCAAACACTTGACGTTCAGCATGCTGGTGTTCTGTAGTGTGTGGGTGACCTTCATTCCCGTGTATAATAGCACCAAGGGGAAGGTCATGGTGGCTGTGGAGGTcttctccatcctggcctccagtGTGGGACTCCTGGGCTGCATCTTTGCCCCCAAGTGCTACATCCTTCTGGTCCAGCCGAAGAGGAATGTTTTCCAAGGAGTAAAGGAGAAAGCGAGGAATAGATAG